Proteins from a single region of Ziziphus jujuba cultivar Dongzao chromosome 1, ASM3175591v1:
- the LOC107406041 gene encoding endochitinase EP3, whose translation MASLNISKNVLLTTLFVVGILAIALPKNVKAQSVADLVTDQFIDGIKNKASDCPNRGFYTRQAFLDALNSYPEFGTGGSADDTKREVAAFFAHATHESGYLCKTEEDNKDVYCDTNYPQYPCNPNKKYYGRGPLQLTWNYNYALAGSSNNFDGLNNPEIVASDAVVSFKSALWFWKENVRSVLSQGFGATIRKINSIECNNGAPDKVQARIDLYTDYCNQFGVAPGDNLSC comes from the exons ATGGCTTCCCTAAACATAAGCAAAAATGTATTATTAACCACCCTCTTTGTTGTAGGAATCCTAGCCATAGCCCTGCCCAAAAATGTGAAGGCTCAATCAGTTGCTGACTTAGTCACTGATCAATTCATAGATGGAATAAAAAACAAGGCCAGCGACTGCCCAAACAGAGGCTTCTATACCCGACAGGCTTTTCTCGACGCTCTCAATTCGTATCCTGAATTCGGAACTGGTGGTTCAGCCGATGACACTAAACGTGAGGTTGCAGCTTTCTTTGCCCATGCAACTCATGAGAGTGGAT ATCTGTGCAAAACAGAAGAGGATAATAAGGATGTCTACTGTGACACCAACTATCCACAGTATCCATGCAACCCAAACAAGAAATACTATGGCCGTGGACCACTCCAACTGACATGGAATTACAATTACGCACTAGCTGGGAGCAGCAATAATTTTGATGGGTTGAACAATCCTGAAATAGTTGCATCAGACGCCGTCGTTTCTTTCAAATCCGCGTTGTGGTTTTGGAAGGAAAATGTTCGATCTGTGTTGAGCCAAGGGTTTGGAGCAACCATCAGGAAGATCAATTCTATTGAATGTAATAATGGAGCACCTGACAAAGTTCAAGCTCGCATCGACTTATACACAGACTATTGCAACCAATTTGGTGTTGCTCCTGGAGATAACCTCTCTTGCTAA